One region of Balaenoptera ricei isolate mBalRic1 chromosome 5, mBalRic1.hap2, whole genome shotgun sequence genomic DNA includes:
- the LOC132366739 gene encoding LOW QUALITY PROTEIN: ran-specific GTPase-activating protein-like (The sequence of the model RefSeq protein was modified relative to this genomic sequence to represent the inferred CDS: inserted 2 bases in 1 codon) — protein sequence MKLSTDELHGESEGSGFGSRGGGKSGRAGGAGARRGGRSCDRPPRGRGARDHRASRAAAAAAPLAAAEDTHEEHDTSTENADESNHDPQFEPILSLPEQEIKTLEEDEEELFQMRTKLFRFASENDLPEWKELGTGDVKLLKHEEKGTVRLLVRRDETLQTCADHCITPVMELKPNAGSDRAWVWTTHADFAGQRPKQELPAIRFLNAENAQRFXKFEECGKEVEEREKTGSGKNDNAERVAEKLEEALSVEQGKEPEDETKEAAAEEQ from the exons ATGAAATTGAGTACTGATGAGCTCCATGGAGAATCAGAG GGGTCGGGGTTCGGGTCGCGGGGCGGAGGGAAGAGCGGGAGGGCGGGAGGCGCCGGCGCCAGACGCGGAGGCAGGAGCTGCGACCGGCCGCCAAGAGGCCGCGGAGCCCGCGACCACCGAGCCAgccgagccgccgccgccgccgcgcccttGGCGGCCGCCGAGGACACCCACGAGGAGCACGACACCTCCACCGAGAATGCCGACGAGTCCAACCATGACCCCCAGTTTGAGCCCATACTTTCTCTTCCTGAGCAAGAAATTAAAACgctggaagaagatgaagaggagcTTTTTCAAATGCGGACCAAGCTGTTCCGGTTCGCTTCGGAGAACGACCTCCCGGAGTGGAAGGAGCTGGGCACCGGGGACGTCAAGCTGCTGAAGCACGAGGAGAAGGGGACCGTCCGCCTCCTCGTGCGCAGGGACGAGACCCTCCAGACCTGCGCCGACCACTGCATCACGCCGGTGATGGAGCTGAAGCCGAACGCGGGCAGTGACCGCGCCTGGGTCTGGACTACCCACGCCGACTTCGCCGGCCAGCGCCCCAAGCAGGAGCTGCCGGCCATCCGCTTCCTTAACGCCGAGAACGCACAGAGATT GAAGTTTGAAGAATGCGGGAAAGAggttgaagagagagaaaagacaggatCTGGCAAAAATGATAATGCCGAGAGAGTAGCTGAGAAGCTAGAAGAAGCTCTTTCGGTGGAGCAGGGCAAGGAGCCCGAGGACGAGACCAAAGAGGCGGCTGCGGAGGAGCAATGA